From a single Prochlorococcus sp. MIT 0603 genomic region:
- a CDS encoding daunorubicin resistance protein DrrA family ABC transporter ATP-binding protein gives MFLVELQDLEKSYGSVQALQKLSLAIPQGSLFGLLGPNGSGKSTTLRILCTLLEPDAGEVTVAGHNVLVNPRNVRSEIGYVAQEVAIDKILTGRELLQLHGDLYHLTRSYRDSRINELIKRLDMEDWIDRRSGSYSGGMRRRLDLACGLMHEPQLLVLDEPTVGLDIESRSTVWSLLKDLNAEGTTILLSSHYLEEVDELADQMAIIDSGKVIATGSPDDLKSKLGNNRVTLKVQEFSNQVEGESVKELIQKIKGVKNVVLNKAQGYSLNFFIDDAASLPSLRIQLAEAGFEIFALSESRPSLDDVYLQATGKTLMDTELEVATKRDLKKEAKQAMR, from the coding sequence ATGTTCTTGGTTGAACTTCAGGATCTAGAGAAGTCGTATGGATCTGTACAGGCTCTCCAAAAGTTGTCTCTTGCAATTCCTCAAGGTTCACTTTTTGGTCTTCTTGGTCCTAACGGATCTGGCAAAAGTACTACTCTGAGAATTCTTTGCACTCTTTTAGAACCTGACGCTGGTGAAGTTACCGTGGCTGGTCATAATGTTTTGGTAAATCCTCGGAATGTCAGGAGTGAAATTGGTTACGTAGCACAAGAAGTAGCAATAGATAAGATTCTTACTGGAAGAGAATTGCTTCAACTTCATGGCGATCTTTACCATTTAACTAGATCTTATAGAGATAGTCGCATTAATGAGTTAATCAAAAGGCTTGATATGGAGGATTGGATTGATAGACGTTCAGGCTCTTATTCTGGGGGGATGAGAAGACGACTTGATCTTGCTTGTGGCTTAATGCATGAGCCTCAACTATTGGTTTTGGATGAACCGACTGTTGGTCTCGATATAGAAAGTCGCTCTACAGTTTGGTCGTTATTAAAAGATCTAAATGCTGAAGGTACAACAATTCTTTTGAGTAGTCATTATCTTGAAGAGGTTGATGAGCTTGCTGATCAGATGGCAATTATTGATTCAGGCAAAGTTATTGCAACAGGATCACCAGATGACCTTAAAAGCAAATTGGGTAATAACAGAGTTACATTGAAAGTCCAAGAATTTAGTAATCAAGTTGAAGGTGAAAGTGTCAAGGAATTAATTCAAAAGATAAAAGGTGTTAAAAATGTAGTTCTTAATAAAGCACAAGGGTATTCTTTAAATTTCTTTATTGACGATGCTGCATCTTTGCCCTCACTGCGTATTCAGTTGGCTGAAGCAGGCTTCGAGATCTTTGCATTATCAGAGAGTCGTCCAAGTCTGGATGATGTTTATTTGCAGGCTACAGGCAAGACACTTATGGACACAGAACTTGAAGTTGCGACTAAAAGAGATTTAAAGAAAGAGGCAAAACAAGCAATGAGATGA
- a CDS encoding ABC transporter permease has protein sequence MKTTLSVSQSSKNQKSKFLQFCQEVFALTRRLFLQLFRRPSTLIAGILQPLIWLILFGALFSNAPIEFLPGEMAYGRFLGAGIIVFTAFSGALNAGLPVMFDREFGFLNRLLVAPLQSRSSIVVSSVIYISTITLLQSFAIMLAAFFLGYGWPGYSGTLLVFLTLVILVFAVTAISLGLAFLLPGHIELIAVIFIANLPLLFASTALVPISFMPGWLGWLAAINPLTFAIEPIRAAYSSSFELGSVLIQAPYGDITGYECLLFLIVLTIGLFIVIRPILNRKLI, from the coding sequence ATGAAAACAACTCTTTCTGTCTCACAATCTTCAAAGAATCAAAAATCTAAATTTTTACAATTTTGTCAGGAAGTTTTTGCTCTGACTAGAAGGCTTTTTTTACAGTTGTTTAGAAGGCCTTCTACCTTGATTGCAGGGATATTGCAGCCATTAATATGGCTTATTTTATTTGGGGCTTTATTCTCTAATGCACCCATAGAGTTTCTTCCAGGAGAAATGGCTTATGGAAGATTCTTAGGGGCTGGAATAATCGTATTCACTGCATTTAGTGGTGCTCTTAATGCTGGGTTGCCAGTAATGTTTGACAGGGAATTTGGATTCCTAAACCGTTTGTTGGTTGCCCCTTTGCAAAGTAGAAGTTCAATAGTTGTTTCATCAGTAATTTATATATCTACAATTACTCTTTTACAGAGCTTCGCAATTATGCTTGCTGCCTTTTTCCTAGGCTATGGCTGGCCTGGTTATAGTGGAACTCTTTTGGTTTTCCTGACTCTTGTTATATTAGTTTTTGCTGTTACAGCAATAAGTCTTGGTTTGGCATTCCTTTTGCCAGGGCATATAGAATTGATTGCGGTGATATTTATAGCAAACCTCCCTTTGCTATTTGCAAGTACTGCTTTAGTTCCAATTTCTTTCATGCCGGGTTGGTTGGGCTGGCTAGCTGCAATAAATCCCCTTACCTTTGCTATAGAACCTATTCGAGCTGCTTATAGTAGTTCTTTTGAATTAGGCAGTGTTCTTATTCAAGCTCCTTATGGAGACATAACTGGCTATGAATGCTTGCTCTTTTTAATAGTTCTAACAATCGGATTATTTATTGTTATTCGTCCAATCTTAAATCGAAAACTAATTTAA
- the groL gene encoding chaperonin GroEL (60 kDa chaperone family; promotes refolding of misfolded polypeptides especially under stressful conditions; forms two stacked rings of heptamers to form a barrel-shaped 14mer; ends can be capped by GroES; misfolded proteins enter the barrel where they are refolded when GroES binds) codes for MSKIIRSSDESRGALENGVNTLADAVRVTIGPKGRNVVLEKKFGAPDIVNDGVTIAKDIELENPFENLGAKLIEQVASKTKDKAGDGTTTATVLAQVMVHEGLKNTAAGASPIEIRRGMEKAVSHIVDNLQKQSKKISGDKVLQVATVSAGGDEEIGRMVSEAMDKVSVDGVITVEESKSLNTELEITEGMAFDRGYSSPYFVTDLERQICEFENPLLLITDRKISSISDLVPVLETVQKSSSPLVILAEEVDGEALATLVVNKNRGVLQVAAVRAPSFGERRKAALADIAVLTNGTLISEDKAMSLDKVSLSDLGKARKITITKDSTTIVASDDTEKEVASRVASIKRELDQTDSDYDKEKLNERIAKLAGGVAVIKVGAPTETELKNRKLRIEDALNATRAAVEEGIVAGGGTTLINLAEGLSTLASKLSGDQSTGVEIIKKALSAPAKQIAINAGENGEVVVSEIQRLGKGFNAATGEYEDLMSAGIIDAVKVIRLALQDAVSIASLLITTEVVIADKPEPPSAGGDGGGDPMGGMGGMGGMGGMGMPGMGGMGGMGMPGMM; via the coding sequence ATGTCCAAAATCATCAGATCTTCAGATGAATCCAGAGGCGCTCTAGAAAATGGCGTTAACACTCTAGCTGATGCTGTAAGAGTAACCATTGGTCCAAAAGGCAGGAATGTAGTCCTGGAGAAGAAGTTTGGTGCTCCAGACATTGTTAATGATGGGGTGACTATTGCTAAGGATATTGAACTTGAAAACCCCTTTGAGAATCTAGGTGCAAAGCTAATTGAACAAGTTGCTTCAAAAACAAAAGACAAAGCTGGTGACGGAACAACCACTGCCACAGTATTAGCTCAGGTAATGGTTCACGAAGGTTTAAAAAATACTGCAGCTGGAGCTAGCCCTATAGAAATCCGTCGAGGGATGGAAAAAGCCGTATCTCATATAGTTGATAATCTTCAAAAGCAAAGTAAGAAAATCAGTGGGGACAAGGTCCTTCAAGTTGCAACAGTTAGTGCCGGTGGAGATGAGGAAATAGGAAGAATGGTTTCGGAAGCGATGGACAAAGTAAGCGTAGATGGAGTAATTACAGTTGAAGAATCAAAATCATTAAATACAGAATTAGAAATAACAGAAGGGATGGCCTTCGATAGAGGCTATAGCTCTCCTTACTTTGTTACTGATTTAGAAAGACAAATTTGCGAGTTTGAGAATCCCTTACTTCTAATTACTGATAGAAAAATAAGTTCCATCAGTGATCTTGTACCTGTTTTAGAAACTGTCCAGAAGAGTTCTTCTCCTCTTGTGATTTTGGCTGAAGAAGTTGATGGGGAAGCATTGGCAACTTTAGTGGTTAATAAAAATCGTGGGGTTCTTCAAGTTGCTGCAGTACGAGCACCATCATTTGGTGAAAGGAGAAAAGCCGCTTTAGCTGATATAGCAGTTTTAACTAATGGGACATTAATAAGCGAAGACAAAGCCATGAGCTTAGACAAGGTTTCTTTATCAGACTTAGGAAAAGCAAGAAAAATCACCATTACTAAAGACTCAACAACAATAGTGGCTAGTGATGACACTGAAAAAGAAGTAGCTTCTAGAGTTGCCTCTATCAAGAGAGAACTTGATCAAACAGACTCTGATTACGATAAAGAAAAATTAAATGAACGTATTGCGAAGCTTGCAGGAGGAGTAGCAGTAATCAAAGTGGGGGCCCCAACGGAAACGGAGTTAAAAAACCGTAAATTAAGAATCGAAGATGCCCTTAATGCAACAAGAGCAGCAGTAGAAGAGGGGATTGTTGCTGGAGGAGGAACAACTCTAATTAATTTAGCTGAAGGGTTAAGTACACTTGCAAGCAAATTAAGTGGTGATCAATCAACAGGAGTGGAGATAATAAAGAAAGCTCTTTCTGCACCCGCAAAACAAATTGCCATTAATGCTGGCGAAAATGGTGAGGTTGTTGTATCTGAAATTCAAAGGCTCGGTAAAGGATTTAATGCCGCTACGGGGGAATATGAAGACTTAATGTCTGCTGGAATTATTGATGCAGTAAAAGTGATCCGACTAGCTCTTCAAGATGCCGTCTCAATCGCCTCTCTACTAATTACAACTGAAGTGGTCATTGCTGACAAACCTGAGCCACCATCCGCTGGAGGCGATGGTGGCGGAGATCCCATGGGTGGTATGGGTGGTATGGGTGGTATGGGTGGCATGGGCATGCCTGGCATGGGTGGCATGGGTGGCATGGGCATGCCAGGAATGATGTAA
- the fabG gene encoding 3-oxoacyl-[acyl-carrier-protein] reductase, whose product MTSSSLLKGQTALVTGSSRGIGKSIALKLASLGAKVVVNYSSSPEKAEEVVESIKRNGGEAYSLQANVANEDAVNELVETILKKSSQIDLLINNAGITKDGLLMRMKTEDWQSVIDLNLTGVFLCTKAVSRSMLKAKKGRIINITSVVGLMGNAGQANYASAKAGVIGLTKSSAKEFASRGITVNAVAPGFIETDMTKDLDAEKILSAIPLGKFGTPEHIAGTVAFLAADPAASYITGQVLQVDGGMVMG is encoded by the coding sequence ATGACTTCTTCATCGCTCCTTAAGGGTCAAACCGCTCTTGTCACAGGCTCCAGTCGAGGTATCGGCAAATCAATTGCCCTAAAGCTAGCCAGTTTAGGAGCTAAAGTCGTAGTGAACTATTCAAGCTCGCCAGAGAAAGCTGAAGAAGTAGTGGAATCAATAAAAAGAAATGGTGGGGAAGCATATTCATTGCAAGCAAATGTGGCAAATGAAGATGCTGTTAATGAATTGGTCGAAACGATTTTAAAAAAAAGTAGCCAAATAGACCTTTTAATTAACAATGCTGGAATCACAAAAGACGGTCTATTAATGAGAATGAAAACTGAAGACTGGCAATCAGTTATAGATTTAAATTTGACTGGAGTATTTTTATGCACCAAAGCAGTTTCACGATCAATGCTGAAAGCCAAGAAAGGGAGAATTATCAATATCACATCCGTCGTCGGGCTTATGGGAAATGCAGGCCAAGCCAATTATGCCTCTGCAAAAGCAGGAGTAATAGGCTTAACAAAGAGTTCTGCTAAGGAGTTTGCAAGCAGAGGAATAACTGTAAATGCAGTCGCTCCTGGGTTTATTGAGACAGATATGACAAAAGACTTAGACGCCGAAAAAATACTTTCAGCAATTCCCTTAGGAAAATTTGGGACTCCTGAGCATATTGCTGGAACAGTTGCTTTTCTAGCAGCAGATCCTGCAGCGAGTTATATAACAGGGCAGGTATTACAAGTTGATGGGGGAATGGTGATGGGTTAG
- the ispD gene encoding 2-C-methyl-D-erythritol 4-phosphate cytidylyltransferase yields the protein MHLLIAAAGSGKRMGANCNKLFLQVAGRAVLAWTLDAAKQAESIKWIGIVGQPSDKDFINSIVKECSVETHWIDGGQTRQESVQRGLAGLPLDAQYVLIHDGARCLVEPQLLDKCAQLVKEGVSVIAATPVTDTIKKVSKDGFISNTPDRSKLWAAQTPQAFSVDQLKRGHKKALENHWTVTDDASLFEKLEWPVKVLESSPSNIKVTTQFDLVIAEALICKRVQD from the coding sequence TTGCATTTATTAATTGCTGCAGCTGGAAGTGGTAAAAGAATGGGAGCCAATTGCAACAAGCTGTTCTTGCAGGTAGCAGGCCGAGCAGTGTTGGCATGGACTCTTGATGCGGCCAAGCAAGCAGAATCAATCAAATGGATTGGTATTGTTGGTCAGCCTTCTGATAAGGATTTCATAAATTCCATTGTAAAAGAATGCTCTGTAGAAACTCATTGGATAGATGGTGGACAAACACGCCAAGAATCAGTACAGAGAGGATTAGCCGGTTTGCCTTTAGATGCGCAATATGTTCTTATTCATGATGGAGCAAGGTGTTTGGTAGAGCCTCAATTACTTGATAAATGTGCTCAGCTTGTTAAAGAGGGAGTCTCTGTAATTGCTGCAACTCCTGTGACAGATACTATTAAGAAAGTTTCTAAAGATGGTTTTATTTCCAATACACCTGATAGATCAAAACTATGGGCCGCACAAACTCCCCAAGCTTTTTCAGTTGATCAATTAAAGAGAGGGCATAAAAAAGCTCTTGAAAATCATTGGACGGTTACTGATGATGCCTCGCTGTTTGAGAAACTTGAATGGCCTGTCAAGGTCTTAGAGTCAAGTCCGTCTAATATTAAAGTCACCACTCAATTTGACCTTGTCATTGCGGAAGCGTTGATTTGCAAGAGGGTTCAAGACTAA
- a CDS encoding S66 peptidase family protein gives MIRINPKTITKRLQPGDEVHTISISSPVNEEDRLLEGLDIFKSWGLSCVNRVKAGKHWGYLAGEDDVRYNDLHSANTPPLLAFAKGGWGSARLLERNQPWDKGWVLGYSDLSSVLLARLSAGFDGAIHGPLVNSIAKEPEWSKERLRSLLFNKSVPDLYGEPWSQGISKGPLIATNLTVASHLIGSQFMPDLKGAILILEDVEEAPYRIDRMLTQWRVNGLLQQLAGLAFGNFLNCTEEGTDTSQNFALTEILKERSLDLNIPVIANLPVGHCCGNAALPLGWEATLDGFKGRLSLEPSCKSTLPQ, from the coding sequence ATGATTAGAATTAATCCAAAGACAATCACAAAGCGTCTACAACCAGGAGACGAGGTACATACAATATCTATAAGTTCCCCTGTGAATGAAGAAGATCGTCTACTTGAAGGTCTTGACATCTTTAAAAGCTGGGGGTTAAGCTGTGTAAACAGAGTTAAGGCTGGGAAGCATTGGGGCTATCTAGCTGGGGAAGATGACGTTAGATACAATGACCTTCACTCCGCAAATACTCCTCCTTTACTTGCATTTGCGAAAGGAGGCTGGGGGTCGGCAAGATTATTAGAACGGAATCAGCCATGGGATAAAGGCTGGGTCCTTGGGTACTCTGACTTGTCATCGGTTCTTCTTGCAAGACTATCAGCAGGGTTTGATGGCGCAATACACGGTCCATTAGTGAATTCGATTGCAAAGGAACCTGAATGGAGCAAAGAGCGATTGCGATCGCTTTTGTTCAACAAGTCAGTACCTGATCTTTATGGAGAACCTTGGAGCCAAGGGATATCCAAAGGTCCTTTAATAGCTACAAACCTTACCGTCGCATCGCATTTAATAGGAAGTCAATTTATGCCTGATTTAAAAGGCGCAATATTAATACTCGAAGATGTTGAAGAGGCTCCATACCGAATCGACAGAATGCTTACTCAATGGCGTGTAAATGGTCTGCTTCAACAGCTTGCCGGACTTGCTTTTGGGAATTTTCTAAACTGTACAGAAGAAGGAACTGATACATCTCAAAACTTTGCCCTCACAGAAATTCTTAAAGAGCGTTCTCTTGATCTCAATATTCCAGTGATAGCAAACTTACCAGTAGGTCATTGCTGTGGAAATGCAGCTTTACCACTGGGTTGGGAAGCTACACTCGATGGTTTCAAAGGTCGTCTTAGTCTTGAACCCTCTTGCAAATCAACGCTTCCGCAATGA
- a CDS encoding 4-hydroxybenzoate polyprenyltransferase yields the protein MKNFPLNQTLSSLVNLLRWNKPTGRIILLIPAGWALWLNPSAPPSNTLVGLIILGGILVSGSGCIANDLWDKNIDSQVSRTKSRPLANGSLTTATALIAMAVLLFASFQVIFLLPPSSQALCLKLSAISLLPILLYPSSKRWFKYPQALLAICWGFAVLIPWAASNSSLNGGVPLITCWMATMIWTFGFDTIYAMADKEDDDRLGLNSSALALGPKAFKAVAICYALTSILIGLSALTKGINLVFWPIWLLASVGMQREVLSLKASIPATKGFGRHFKNQTLLGSLILSGLILGSL from the coding sequence GTGAAAAACTTCCCTCTTAATCAAACTCTCTCATCTTTAGTTAATCTTCTTAGATGGAATAAACCTACTGGCAGAATAATCCTGCTGATACCGGCAGGATGGGCTCTGTGGTTAAACCCATCAGCCCCGCCTAGCAATACTTTAGTTGGGCTGATAATCCTCGGGGGAATACTCGTTAGTGGCTCTGGTTGCATTGCTAATGACCTTTGGGACAAAAATATCGATTCTCAAGTCAGTCGTACAAAAAGCAGGCCCCTTGCCAATGGGAGTTTAACAACAGCAACTGCATTAATAGCTATGGCTGTTCTGCTTTTCGCAAGCTTTCAAGTCATATTCTTGCTACCACCCTCTAGTCAAGCTCTATGTTTAAAGCTATCAGCAATTTCTTTACTGCCGATCCTTCTTTATCCATCTTCTAAAAGATGGTTTAAATACCCACAAGCTCTCCTTGCCATCTGTTGGGGATTTGCAGTGTTAATTCCTTGGGCTGCAAGCAATTCTTCTTTAAACGGAGGGGTTCCCCTTATAACATGCTGGATGGCAACAATGATTTGGACTTTTGGTTTTGACACCATCTATGCAATGGCCGACAAAGAGGATGACGACAGATTAGGGCTTAATAGTAGTGCACTTGCACTTGGCCCAAAGGCTTTCAAAGCAGTTGCAATATGCTATGCCCTCACATCAATCCTAATTGGCCTTAGTGCATTAACCAAAGGAATAAATCTAGTCTTTTGGCCTATCTGGCTTTTGGCAAGTGTGGGGATGCAACGAGAAGTTCTTTCATTAAAAGCATCAATACCAGCTACAAAAGGCTTCGGCAGGCATTTTAAGAATCAAACACTTCTTGGTAGTTTAATATTATCAGGTTTGATTCTAGGAAGTCTTTAG
- a CDS encoding Ppx/GppA phosphatase family protein: MSKSTVGVTGFTSPSLNQGESFQSKDSRFRNNEKIRRVAAIDIGTNSTHLVIASVDPSLHTFSIDLAEKATTRLGNRDKDNGELTFRAKTRVFEALKRFKELAISHRVDDILLAATSAVREAPNGREFLIQIKEELALTVELISGIEEARLIYLGVLSGMTFGKQPHILIDIGGGSTELILADDQDARALSSTRIGAVSLQRDFVRHGSLSISRLNFLKTFIQGSLEPAVNKISSRLKSKESAVLVATSGTALSIGALAASQEQDFVLRKHGYKISKEKLDDLIEKLLGMTIEQRRKLPCLSDRRAEIIIPGALIMQKAMQMLDIEEVVLSERALREGLVVDWMLRRGLLKDRYSLQGSIRKRTVIHQVERFSVNRERSARIANNALSIYENTQGSLHNDSGIGKDLLWAAAMLHLCGQHINLSSYHKHSWYLIRHCELLGYSQAEHLMVAAIARYHRKSLPKKKHDVWQLLENKEDRKIVSEMSLILRLASAMDKRPESVISSLKVKQSSLEIIFELTPKKESDTLDLESWSLNNCSSIVKELTGFELLVIIKTPIA; this comes from the coding sequence GTGTCCAAGAGCACTGTTGGAGTTACAGGTTTTACATCGCCTTCGCTTAATCAAGGTGAAAGTTTTCAAAGCAAGGATTCTCGTTTTAGGAATAATGAAAAAATTCGTAGAGTAGCAGCTATAGATATAGGTACCAACTCAACTCATTTAGTTATTGCATCTGTAGATCCTAGTTTGCATACATTTAGCATTGATTTAGCAGAGAAAGCTACGACCAGATTGGGGAATCGAGATAAAGACAATGGAGAACTAACTTTTAGAGCGAAAACAAGGGTTTTCGAGGCTCTAAAAAGGTTTAAAGAACTTGCTATCAGTCATAGAGTTGATGATATTCTTTTGGCCGCAACTAGTGCGGTTAGAGAAGCGCCTAATGGCAGAGAATTTTTGATTCAGATAAAAGAAGAGCTTGCTTTAACAGTAGAACTAATTAGTGGCATTGAAGAAGCCAGGCTTATTTATTTAGGTGTCCTGTCAGGGATGACCTTTGGTAAGCAACCTCATATTTTGATTGACATAGGTGGTGGTTCTACAGAGTTAATACTTGCAGATGATCAAGACGCAAGAGCATTGTCTAGTACTAGGATTGGAGCAGTTAGTCTTCAAAGGGATTTTGTAAGGCATGGTTCTCTTTCGATCTCTAGATTGAATTTCTTAAAAACTTTTATTCAGGGATCTTTAGAACCTGCTGTCAACAAAATTTCTTCTCGTTTGAAATCAAAGGAGTCTGCAGTATTAGTTGCCACTAGTGGAACAGCCTTGTCTATTGGAGCCTTGGCAGCATCGCAAGAACAAGATTTTGTATTAAGAAAACATGGTTACAAGATTTCCAAAGAAAAATTAGATGATTTGATTGAGAAGTTGTTAGGTATGACTATTGAGCAGAGAAGAAAGTTGCCTTGTTTAAGTGATCGGAGGGCTGAGATTATTATTCCAGGTGCTTTGATAATGCAGAAAGCCATGCAAATGTTGGACATAGAAGAGGTAGTCCTTAGTGAGAGAGCACTTAGAGAGGGTCTGGTTGTTGATTGGATGTTGCGAAGAGGCTTGCTTAAAGATCGATATAGCTTACAAGGAAGTATTCGTAAGAGAACTGTTATTCATCAAGTAGAAAGGTTTTCTGTTAATAGGGAACGTTCTGCACGAATTGCAAATAATGCACTTTCTATTTATGAAAACACACAAGGATCTTTACATAATGATTCTGGGATTGGGAAGGATTTGCTTTGGGCTGCAGCAATGCTGCATTTGTGCGGTCAGCATATTAATTTGAGCTCTTATCACAAGCATTCTTGGTATTTAATTCGTCATTGCGAATTGTTGGGATATTCTCAAGCGGAACATTTAATGGTTGCTGCAATTGCTCGCTATCACAGAAAAAGCCTTCCTAAGAAAAAGCACGATGTTTGGCAACTCTTGGAAAACAAGGAGGATCGGAAAATTGTTTCTGAAATGTCTTTAATTTTGCGGTTAGCATCTGCAATGGATAAGCGCCCTGAATCAGTTATTTCATCATTAAAAGTAAAGCAATCATCCCTTGAGATTATTTTTGAACTTACTCCCAAAAAAGAAAGTGACACTCTAGACCTTGAATCTTGGAGCTTAAACAATTGCAGCTCAATTGTTAAGGAATTAACAGGATTTGAATTGCTAGTTATAATTAAAACTCCAATTGCCTAG
- the cobM gene encoding precorrin-4 C(11)-methyltransferase, with product MNPISIVGAGPGAPDLLTLRALNRLKEAEVLIWTDSLISPEIAELTSSNCEKFKTSALTLEEILSLLIRKANQGKKVVRLHDGDPCLYGAISEQICGLAEEGIEVEVIPGISAYQATASELKKELTIPGIVQTIVLSRISGRTGIPQKEKLENLAKTGASICLYLSARHVEEVQEKLLMYYPEDTPVAIAHRVTWEDQWIKVVALKDLALTSRKKKLIRTTLYIISPALRSNNQRSKLYHHKHKHLFRNK from the coding sequence ATGAATCCAATATCAATAGTTGGCGCTGGTCCAGGAGCCCCTGATCTATTAACTTTAAGAGCCTTAAATAGACTTAAAGAAGCAGAGGTGCTGATCTGGACAGACTCACTAATTTCTCCTGAAATTGCAGAATTAACCTCTTCAAACTGCGAGAAATTTAAAACCAGTGCCTTAACGCTTGAGGAAATCCTTTCACTCCTTATTAGAAAAGCTAATCAAGGAAAAAAGGTAGTTCGCCTACACGATGGAGACCCTTGCTTATATGGTGCTATATCAGAACAAATATGTGGCTTAGCAGAAGAAGGAATAGAAGTTGAAGTAATACCAGGCATAAGTGCATATCAAGCGACTGCATCAGAATTAAAAAAAGAACTTACAATTCCAGGGATCGTACAAACAATTGTACTTAGCCGGATAAGTGGGCGAACCGGTATTCCTCAAAAGGAAAAACTTGAGAATCTTGCTAAAACAGGTGCCTCTATATGCCTTTACCTAAGTGCAAGACATGTAGAAGAAGTACAAGAGAAACTATTGATGTATTACCCAGAAGATACTCCAGTCGCTATTGCTCATAGAGTTACTTGGGAAGATCAATGGATAAAAGTAGTTGCCTTAAAAGATTTGGCGTTAACATCTAGAAAGAAAAAGTTGATTAGGACTACTCTTTATATAATCAGCCCAGCATTAAGATCCAATAATCAAAGATCAAAGCTTTATCATCATAAACATAAACATTTATTTAGAAATAAATAA
- the lgt gene encoding prolipoprotein diacylglyceryl transferase, with product MEPILLTLRSPGTDLIKVGPLIFRWYGILIAIAVFIGLNLSSYLANYRNLRKDFFNDLMPVLILSAVIGARIYYVAFEWRNYSGLNFWSSINLFSLNIPIPAFLEIWNGGIAIHGALIMGALCLLIFCRIKNEFFWDALDVLVPSLALGQAIGRWGNFFNNEAFGIPTNLPWKLFIPYGSRPEIFSNEIYFHPTFLYESIWNLGVFFLLISLFRLNIKGLLKLPSGALSCIYLLAYSIGRIYIEGLRTDPLCLGSIPPFCEGGIRIAQLISFLMICLGSLGLWWIYKSKRKMPILGKINSRRK from the coding sequence ATGGAACCTATTCTATTGACCTTAAGGTCTCCAGGTACTGACCTTATAAAGGTTGGACCTTTGATCTTTAGGTGGTATGGAATACTTATAGCTATAGCTGTTTTTATTGGGCTAAATCTTTCAAGCTATCTTGCAAATTACCGAAATCTGCGCAAAGATTTTTTTAATGATTTAATGCCGGTATTAATTTTAAGTGCTGTAATTGGAGCAAGAATTTATTATGTTGCTTTTGAATGGAGAAATTATAGCGGCTTGAACTTTTGGAGTTCAATAAATCTATTTAGCTTAAATATTCCAATACCGGCCTTTCTTGAAATATGGAATGGCGGGATTGCTATTCATGGAGCATTAATAATGGGCGCACTATGCTTATTAATTTTCTGCAGAATTAAAAATGAATTTTTTTGGGATGCTCTAGATGTTCTCGTACCTTCTCTAGCCCTGGGCCAAGCAATAGGTCGTTGGGGTAACTTTTTCAATAATGAAGCTTTTGGAATTCCAACCAATCTACCTTGGAAATTATTTATTCCCTATGGTTCAAGGCCGGAAATTTTTTCTAATGAAATCTATTTTCATCCGACTTTTCTTTATGAATCCATTTGGAATCTAGGAGTTTTCTTTCTATTAATCTCTCTTTTCAGATTAAACATAAAGGGCTTGCTTAAGCTACCTTCAGGAGCTTTGAGTTGCATATATCTACTTGCCTATAGCATTGGCCGTATTTACATTGAGGGATTAAGGACTGATCCGCTTTGTCTAGGCTCAATCCCTCCTTTTTGCGAAGGAGGGATTCGGATTGCCCAACTTATAAGTTTTCTTATGATTTGCCTAGGCAGTCTTGGCCTTTGGTGGATATATAAAAGCAAAAGGAAAATGCCAATCCTGGGTAAAATCAACAGCAGAAGAAAATGA